From the genome of Palaemon carinicauda isolate YSFRI2023 chromosome 36, ASM3689809v2, whole genome shotgun sequence:
AAAGATCTAGGTCCGGAACCTGACTTCTAGCCTGATCATCTAAAGATCCTGGTCCGGAACCTGACTTCTAGCCTGATCATCTAAAGATCCTGGTCCGGATCCTGACTTCTAGCCTGATCATCTAAAGATCCTGGTCTGGATTCTGACTTCTAGCCTGATCATCTAAAGATCCTGGTCCGGATCCTGACTTCTAGCCTGATCATCTAAAGATCCTGGTCTGGATTCTGACTTCTAGCCTGATCATCTAAAGATCCTGGTCCGGATCCTGACTTCTAGCCTGATCATCTAAAGATCCTGGTCCGGAACCTGACTTCTAGCCTGATCATCTAAAGATCCTGGTCCGGAACCTGACTTCTAGCCTGATCATCTAAAGATCCTGGTCCGGATCCTGACTTCTAGCCTGATCATCTAAAGATCCTGGTCCGGAACCTGACTTCTAGCCTGATCATCTAAAGATCCTGGTCCGGATCCTGACTTCTAGCCTGATCATCTAAAGATCCTGGTCTGGATTCTGACTTCTAGCCTGATAGTCTAAAGATCTGGGTCCGGAACCTGACTTCTAGCCTGATCATCTAAAGATCCTGGTCCGGATCCTGACTTCTAGCCTGATCTTCTAAAGATCCTGGTCCGGATCCTGACTTCTAGCCTGATCATCTAAAGATCCTGGTCCGGAACCTGACTTCTAGCCTGATAGTCTAAAGCTCCAGGTCCGAATCCCTTGACCTTTACTCGAATGACCCAGACCCGGAGACAATATTATACAGGTTGTCTCCAGGCCCAAGAAAATTTTCATGTTAGCTGAATACTAATGTAAATGAGCTGCAACTTTGTTGTGAATTACATTTACTGTATTCATTTACTAAAACTGCCGGTTACGTCTTCACTAAACTGCGAACCCTTACAGAGTCGCCGGCGCCTCAGTTGTCTTTTATGCAATTCAGACTTTTTGAGCTGTCGGTATCTTTATGTGCCATACATGTATCAATTTACGATAATTGGTTAGAGTAGAGGATCCTTTTCAAATGCCCTGTCAATTTTAATTGATCTACTCAACCTTGACCAATACCACTTTTACACTATGAATGTTTCAGGCCCCGAATATGTCAACTTAATTCACTTGGATTAGTGTGTTTGCGTCAATTCTGTTTAGAAAATGGAATGACACACAAATTTTACATTTGTGAAAAGTTCACTGATTTTGAATAGCTTGAAGTAAAACTAAATAACTATTTATAAAGAGACAAGGTACGTGCCCAAtctatattattgttataaaactCCGTTTTCGATCATATAAACTATCATAAATTAAAAAATCGAGTTTGTATGTCTAGCTATATCTAATTATGTCTCTTATAGAATTGTTTAAAGTTTAGTGTAGATATacatatctttcttctatttatcttgagcccaacctcatgtgatatttcatgcattctggtaagtaagctttgcaatTCCTATGGCGGTTTGTTAGTAAGGACAGTCATCAGCAAAcgctaggtcaactaatttcctgttaccaatcaagtccaatccttcttcgccatccccaactgttcaatgcattacaaaatccaggaggattaacaacataggtgacaacacattcccttgcagtacttcACTgctcactggaatttcatttgataggactccactaacattaactttgcatttgctatgctcatgaacaggcttaatcaaatttacatatttaagaggaactccataataacgcaagacacaaaattgaccggtgcacactatcaaaggcttttcttaatccacaaacgccatcaaaagtggatttctatattctatacattacgCTTGTTCAttcttcagcttttcatcaatctttctctctagtctctttagaatgagcatgctatatactTTCacgataactgacgtaagtgtgatgcctctacaattattgcaatcagtcagatctcctttctttgacattttcaccaacacttctagctctcattcatcaggttttgcctcttcatgcctcatTTTACAAAATCCTCAGTCTTAAAAATCTTAACTACAcccgaatactctctctctctctctctctctctctctctctctctctctatctactaAGAAATCTTAACGATATACTTGTTCTCTGTCTATTGGGACTCACAACCATGTCAAAAAGAATGATCACGTCATACTTACtagggggctctctctctctctctctctctctctctctctctcacttaagaaATCTTAACGATATACTTGTTCTCTGTCTGTCTATTGGGACTACCAACCATGTCAAAAATAATGATCACGTCATACTTActaggagaatctctctctctctctctctctctctctctctactaagaaATCTTAACGATATACTTGTTCTCTGTCTATTGGGACTACCAACCATGTCAAAAAGAATGATCACGTCATACTTActaggggatctctctctctctctctctctctctctctctctctctctcacttaagaaATCTTAACGATATAATTGTTCTCTGTCTGTCTATTGGGACTACCAACCATGTCAAAAAGAATGATCACGTCATACTTACTAGGagaatctcgctctctctctctctctctctctctctctctctctctctctactaagaaATCTTAACGATATACTTGTTCTCTGTCTGTCTATTGGGACTACCAACCATGTCAAAAAGAATGATCACGTCATACTTACtagggggatctctctctctctctctctctctctctctctctcacctgagaaATCTTAACGATATACtcgttctctgtctgtctgtctctcaggACTACCCACCATGTCAAAAAGAATTATCACGTCATACTTACTAGGGGGATCTAGAGCTTTGCAGTCGATGACATTCCCCGAACCCGTTTCTTCAAAGAAAGGAGGCACAGCGACATTGCTGAACCGACAGCTGCCCTCCTGGAAGCAGAAGAGATTGCCCCAGTACTTTCGTGACACAACAGCTGCACAAACGACGTCATTCAGAGCATTATGCACCCCGAAATGGGTGCTATTTTGTGTGAACCAAGTCTCGTCGATCCTGACGGGATGCCAAACGCTCTCATCTGCCTCGACTTGACGAAGTGGGTTAGAAAGTAGCAGCAGGAGATGGAGCAGTAGGAAGGGGGAGGTCATTGTATCCGTGAATGGAGGAAGGCAACTTGAAGGAGGATTAATAAGGACGATCGGGAGGAAAATAGCTCACTACGTCTGACCTGGTCGTAGATTCAGGACTGATGGTGGAGTCGCTAATGAACGACAGCTCATGACCGCCATGATTTACCGATTATAGATTTTTCTTCTATGATTTCCAGCTAGCAAAGAGGGCTAAGAGCATGGAGTCACGCAAAATGAGGCGATTGAAAATACAGTTCAGTTAAACATGAATTGATATCAAGGCTACAAGcatggaatgaaaataaaataaaaataaaaaggtattAGTTAAAAAGGTATCTCATCTATTATTAACTTTGACGGACATTTCGGAACAGACtcctttttcaaaagaaaaaaaaaacattaaaggaatatatatatgaaaaaaagatcCCGTAAGTAACGATAAATTGATAAAACGAAGGAGTGAGGCACAGACAATAAAACGCATAACCATGTAAAAAGACATAAGAATTCTTGAAAAAGTATCACAAATGTTAAGTATCACAAATGAATTACCTAAACATTCCGATAGAGGGCAAGAAGTGGAGTCAAAACGAGGTCAAGAATTGCAGTTAAAATGAGGTCAAGTGAAGTAAAAACGAGGTCAAATGAAGTCAAAACGAGGTCAAGAATTACAGTTAAAATGAGGTCAAGAATTACAGTTAAAATGAGGTCAAGTGAAGTCAAAACGAGGTCAAGAATTACAGTTAAAATGAGGTCAAGTGAAGTAAAAACGAGGTCAAGTGAAGTCAAAACGAGGTCAAGAATTACAATTAAAATGAGGTCAAGTGAAGTAAAAACGAGGTCAAGTGAAGTCAAAACGAGGTCAAGAATTACAGTTAAAATGAGGTCAAGTGAAGTAAAAACGAGGTCAAGTGAAGTCAAAACGAGGTCAAGATGTGAAGTCAAACGAGGTCAAGTGAAGTTCAAACAAGGTGAAGTGAAGTCAAAACGAGGTCAAATGAAGTCAAAACGAGGTCCAGATGTGAAGTCAAAACGAGGTCAAGATGTGAAGTCAAACGAGGTCAAGTGAAGACAAAACGAGGGCAAGAAGTGAAGTCTAACGAGGTCAAGTGAAGTCGAACGAGGTCAAGAATTGAAGTTGAAATGAGGTCAAATGAAGTCAAAACGAGAGCAAGAAGTGAAGTCCAACGAGGTCAAATGTAGTTAAGTCATTACGAGGTCAAGAAGTGAAATCAAAACgagtgagaataaaaaaaaaaaagggtctaaATACTTAGACCTTTGGGAAGAATAAATTGAAGTCATTTTTGGACTTTGGGACGTGTAAAGGAACTTATCTGGTCTTGTTGTTAATTGATAGGACTTTTTATCCTGTATCGGCATTTAAAAGGATTTCGTTTTCATTCATTTTATCCTTTTTAATCTTAAACAAccatttacagatttttttttccatcttcgcAAAGTCTTATactcactcactatatatatacatatatatatatatatatatatatatttatatatatatatgtataaatatacacacacatacatatgtatatatatatatatatatatatactagagtgccatatgtgaatgagattatgatgaggggtagatagggaTGGttaaggcatgctcttcgcactccccaagagagattagttcaccaaacgttcagctgagctccacaaggcactagaagagttggaagacccaggcctacatggatgaggactatgaagagcggaATAGgatttgatgaatggagaagtattgaattaaaagctcaagatagagacgactggcgaaatgtaaccgaggctctttgcgtcaacaggcgtaggagataatatatatatatatatatatatatacatatatatatatatatatacatatacagtatatatatttatatgtgtatatatatatatttgtaggtagtaggttggccagggcaccagccacccgttgagatactaccgctagagagttatggggtcttttgactggccagacagtactacattggatcctcctctctggttacgg
Proteins encoded in this window:
- the LOC137628283 gene encoding uncharacterized protein, translated to MRSSEVKTRSNEVKTRSRITVKMRSRITVKMRSSEVKTRSRITVKMRSSEVKTRSSEVKTRSRITIKMRSSEVKTRSSEVKTRSRITVKMRSSEVKTRSSEVKTRSRCEVKRGQVKFKQGEVKSKRGQMKSKRGPDVKSKRGQDVKSNEVK